Proteins encoded within one genomic window of Aerococcus viridans:
- a CDS encoding SDR family NAD(P)-dependent oxidoreductase: MELGLSGKVAIITGASRGIGFETAKSLASEGTDVTIVARREDRLVDAQRAIQEITGRKVHYVVGDVTVEEDAKKVVAETIDQFGRIDILINNAGGSSAHSFDAVDNAEWQRDLNIKVFGVVNFTREVLPYFKKQNSGAIVNLTAIAGKTPPANSLPTSTSRAAGLGLTKELSKELGEYNIRVNAVSIGLVRSEQIEKRWQDNAPDQTWEEFSKSQSANTPLGRIGETVEAANAITFLVSDAASYISGVALNIDGGAAAVM, translated from the coding sequence ATGGAATTAGGTTTATCAGGAAAGGTAGCGATTATTACAGGGGCCAGCCGTGGAATCGGATTTGAGACAGCTAAGTCATTAGCGAGCGAGGGGACTGACGTGACAATTGTTGCCCGCCGTGAGGATCGTCTTGTCGATGCGCAAAGAGCTATTCAAGAAATCACAGGTCGAAAAGTCCACTATGTCGTTGGGGACGTAACTGTCGAAGAAGATGCTAAAAAAGTAGTTGCTGAGACAATTGATCAATTTGGTCGTATTGATATTTTAATTAATAATGCAGGTGGATCATCAGCCCATAGTTTCGATGCGGTGGATAATGCTGAATGGCAACGAGACTTGAATATTAAAGTTTTTGGTGTAGTGAATTTTACTCGTGAAGTGTTGCCATATTTTAAGAAACAAAATTCAGGCGCTATTGTGAATTTAACTGCTATCGCCGGAAAAACACCTCCAGCTAATTCATTGCCAACGTCAACTAGCCGTGCTGCTGGTCTTGGCTTAACAAAGGAATTAAGTAAAGAATTAGGTGAGTATAATATTCGTGTGAATGCTGTATCTATTGGTTTAGTGCGTAGTGAACAAATCGAAAAACGTTGGCAAGATAACGCTCCTGATCAAACTTGGGAAGAATTTTCTAAAAGTCAATCAGCCAATACACCTTTAGGTCGTATTGGTGAAACGGTGGAAGCTGCTAATGCCATTACTTTCTTAGTATCTGATGCAGCTTCTTATATTTCAGGTGTGGCACTTAATATTGATGGTGGTGCGGCTGCAGTCATGTAA
- a CDS encoding MetQ/NlpA family ABC transporter substrate-binding protein yields the protein MKKRTKGLLTVLGAATLALGGCFNPASESTATSEDETATSSGLLEDGVLKIGVTAGPHEDIFELVKERAAADGLDIELVVFNDFIAPNTALADGELDLNSIQTGPYLETVIADTGYEFTQAFENITIPMGIYSEQYDTVDELQEGDTIAVPNTPSQEGRALLVLERAGVITLPEGLGIAATVDDIEENHLNLNFITGDPAQFIAQLPDVAAAGINSNYILDAGLSAEELAIAMEDPEDTTWVNWVVSRTEDAEDPVIAQLEEYYKTDEVKTFIEETFKGAVVASW from the coding sequence ATGAAGAAACGGACTAAAGGGTTACTAACGGTATTAGGGGCGGCGACACTTGCATTAGGAGGGTGCTTTAATCCAGCAAGTGAATCAACAGCTACAAGTGAAGATGAGACGGCAACGTCGTCAGGCTTGTTAGAAGATGGCGTTCTAAAGATTGGTGTCACAGCTGGTCCCCACGAAGATATTTTTGAATTAGTAAAAGAAAGGGCAGCAGCGGATGGTTTGGATATTGAATTAGTAGTGTTCAATGATTTTATTGCACCAAATACCGCCTTAGCGGATGGTGAATTAGATCTTAACTCTATCCAAACTGGCCCTTATTTAGAAACCGTGATCGCAGATACAGGATATGAATTTACACAGGCCTTTGAAAATATCACGATTCCAATGGGGATATACTCTGAACAGTACGATACAGTAGATGAATTACAAGAAGGCGATACGATTGCAGTACCAAATACCCCTTCTCAAGAAGGTCGTGCACTTCTAGTATTAGAACGAGCTGGTGTGATTACTTTGCCTGAAGGGTTAGGCATTGCTGCTACAGTAGATGATATTGAAGAAAATCATTTGAATTTAAACTTTATTACAGGAGATCCGGCCCAATTTATCGCTCAATTACCCGATGTGGCTGCGGCAGGTATCAACTCAAATTATATTTTAGACGCCGGTTTGAGTGCAGAAGAGTTGGCCATTGCTATGGAAGATCCTGAAGATACTACATGGGTAAACTGGGTTGTATCACGTACTGAGGACGCCGAAGATCCCGTTATCGCACAACTAGAAGAATATTATAAGACAGACGAAGTTAAAACCTTTATCGAAGAAACATTCAAAGGTGCAGTAGTTGCTTCTTGGTAA
- a CDS encoding VOC family protein, translating to MRQIAIQLCFDNQAEEAVKYYTEVFSQSEITREIHYPMAKGESVAYDFTIENQAFAAFNGDSDFKMNPSFSLMISLDTAEEVDTLYAKLAKGGKDLMPLDAYPFSDRYAWVEDQFGLSWQIMLAPDVPKNHKIRVSLLFAGQYCGQAEQALKDYATIFQMAAPGHINYYQKGEAQDGRAKVNYAELNVGDQQLVFMDHGFGSDEEFSEAISFLIVAGAQSEVDYYWDKLSAHEESEAMGWLKDSHGISWQVVPQAYLQIMETANEEQKKRVLDALFKMKKMDVARLENAKFGIG from the coding sequence ATGCGACAAATTGCGATCCAGTTATGTTTCGACAACCAAGCTGAAGAAGCAGTTAAATACTACACTGAAGTTTTTAGTCAAAGTGAGATTACTCGTGAAATCCACTATCCAATGGCTAAAGGTGAATCTGTTGCTTACGATTTTACGATCGAAAATCAAGCATTTGCGGCTTTTAATGGGGATAGTGATTTTAAAATGAACCCCTCATTCTCTTTGATGATATCGTTAGATACTGCTGAAGAGGTAGATACTTTATATGCTAAATTAGCAAAAGGTGGAAAAGACTTGATGCCGTTGGATGCTTATCCGTTTAGCGACCGCTATGCTTGGGTAGAAGATCAATTTGGTTTATCATGGCAAATTATGCTGGCACCAGACGTGCCAAAAAACCATAAAATCCGTGTATCTCTATTGTTTGCCGGTCAGTATTGTGGTCAAGCAGAGCAAGCTTTAAAGGATTATGCCACTATTTTTCAAATGGCAGCGCCCGGCCACATCAATTATTACCAAAAAGGTGAAGCTCAAGATGGGCGTGCTAAGGTGAATTATGCCGAGTTAAATGTTGGCGACCAACAATTAGTCTTTATGGACCATGGTTTTGGTAGTGATGAAGAGTTTTCTGAAGCTATTTCCTTCTTGATTGTTGCCGGTGCGCAATCTGAAGTAGATTACTACTGGGACAAATTATCTGCCCACGAAGAATCTGAGGCGATGGGTTGGTTGAAAGACAGTCACGGTATTTCTTGGCAAGTGGTCCCACAAGCCTACTTACAAATCATGGAAACAGCCAATGAAGAACAAAAGAAACGAGTCCTAGATGCATTATTTAAAATGAAAAAAATGGATGTAGCCCGTTTAGAAAATGCCAAATTTGGTATCGGCTAA
- a CDS encoding NCS2 family permease: MEEFFQLKENGSNFSTELIAGLSTFFAMSYIIFVNPAILSQTGMPYQGVFLATIISSALATLFIGLFANVPYALAPGMGLNAFFTYTVVFSLGFTWQEALAMVFICGLFNIFITVTKFRQLIIKAIPDSLQHAIGAGVGLFVAYIGVKNAGFINFTTEAANITAVNGQPFDATQSVFEGGLATINSTGSTLPEISTFTDQTSLLALFGLILTIILLLKNVKGAILIGIIAVSTIYVILNPAALATVNFDQSGLGAAFQDLGVTFGAAFGKEGLLSLFADPSRYPLVIMTIFAFSLSDVFDTIGTFIGTGRASGIFTKEDIDNMDQSSVMNTKLDKALFGDVVGTSLGAVFGTSNITVYAESTVGISIGGRTGLTSVFVAIALFLCAFISPFVGLVPSAATAPALIIVGIMMMSAIREIDWTSLEVAIPAFFASVFMAYAYSISYGIAAGFITYCIVKVALGKTKEIHPILWGASFLFLANFIILAMI, from the coding sequence ATAGAGGAATTTTTCCAATTGAAGGAAAATGGGTCAAACTTTTCAACTGAATTGATTGCCGGTTTATCAACCTTCTTTGCAATGAGTTACATCATTTTTGTAAACCCAGCAATTTTATCTCAAACAGGTATGCCTTACCAAGGAGTATTCTTAGCAACCATTATTTCATCAGCTTTAGCGACATTATTTATCGGATTATTTGCTAACGTACCTTACGCATTGGCACCAGGTATGGGATTAAATGCTTTCTTTACTTATACAGTAGTTTTCTCACTGGGCTTTACTTGGCAAGAAGCGTTGGCAATGGTATTTATCTGTGGTTTATTCAACATCTTCATCACAGTAACTAAATTCCGTCAATTAATTATTAAAGCAATTCCAGACTCATTACAACATGCAATTGGTGCTGGTGTTGGTTTATTCGTTGCTTACATTGGTGTTAAAAATGCCGGTTTCATCAACTTTACAACTGAAGCAGCAAACATCACAGCTGTTAACGGTCAACCATTTGATGCCACTCAATCTGTATTCGAAGGCGGTCTAGCGACAATCAACTCTACTGGGTCAACACTACCAGAAATTTCTACTTTTACAGACCAAACTTCATTATTAGCATTATTCGGCCTAATCCTAACCATCATTTTATTATTGAAAAATGTAAAAGGTGCGATCTTAATTGGTATCATCGCGGTTTCAACTATCTACGTTATTTTAAACCCAGCTGCTTTAGCCACTGTCAACTTCGACCAATCTGGTTTAGGCGCTGCCTTCCAAGACTTGGGTGTTACTTTCGGAGCAGCCTTTGGTAAAGAAGGATTACTATCACTTTTTGCTGATCCATCCCGTTACCCATTAGTAATCATGACAATCTTTGCTTTCTCTTTATCTGATGTATTCGATACAATTGGTACCTTCATTGGAACAGGTCGCGCTTCGGGTATCTTTACTAAAGAAGACATTGATAATATGGATCAATCAAGCGTCATGAACACTAAATTAGATAAAGCACTTTTTGGTGACGTTGTTGGTACCTCATTAGGTGCGGTCTTCGGTACTTCAAATATAACTGTATATGCTGAATCTACTGTAGGTATTTCCATAGGTGGCCGTACAGGTTTAACATCTGTATTTGTTGCTATTGCTTTATTCTTATGTGCTTTCATCTCACCTTTCGTTGGTTTAGTACCAAGTGCTGCAACTGCACCAGCCTTAATCATCGTTGGTATTATGATGATGTCAGCTATTCGTGAGATTGATTGGACTAGCTTAGAGGTTGCAATTCCTGCCTTCTTCGCTTCAGTATTTATGGCTTATGCTTACTCAATCTCATATGGTATTGCAGCAGGATTCATCACTTACTGCATCGTGAAAGTAGCACTAGGGAAAACAAAAGAAATTCATCCAATCTTATGGGGTGCATCATTCTTGTTCTTAGCTAATTTCATCATCTTAGCCATGATCTAA
- a CDS encoding putative RNA methyltransferase: MESKRTQAIQKFNYWTTRMTCPICKSNLSFSHNQVRCDHNHSFDIAKQGYINLAPNHQEAHYNSDLFTARQRIMQDANLYAGVYHQILDLIMEKGVDLSQVSNLIDLGTGEGSHLHQLAQTWQAHVANDQDQMPQFLGLDLAKDGILSAAKHYTNALWVVADLSQLPFKDGQVEGTITILSPSNYAELNRALSEQGWALKIVPGPNYLKELRKIILPVDEQKHDTSASIAKFKAAFNDFGQSHYQQYRPLNKEHIRDLIQMTPLMWHANESQMTEAMALDGITIDLQILFGRKKEKS, translated from the coding sequence ATGGAATCAAAACGAACACAAGCAATTCAAAAATTTAATTACTGGACTACGCGCATGACCTGCCCTATCTGCAAAAGCAATCTATCTTTTAGCCATAATCAAGTCCGTTGCGATCACAATCACAGCTTTGATATCGCTAAACAAGGTTATATTAACCTTGCACCTAATCACCAAGAAGCACACTACAACAGCGACCTATTCACTGCTCGCCAACGAATCATGCAAGACGCAAATCTATACGCCGGTGTTTACCATCAAATCTTAGACCTGATAATGGAAAAAGGGGTAGACTTGTCGCAAGTTAGCAACCTAATTGACTTAGGCACTGGAGAAGGTAGTCACCTCCACCAGCTAGCGCAAACTTGGCAGGCACATGTGGCCAACGATCAAGATCAAATGCCACAATTCTTAGGCTTAGACTTAGCTAAAGATGGTATCCTTTCCGCTGCCAAACACTATACCAACGCCCTTTGGGTGGTTGCTGATTTAAGTCAATTACCCTTTAAAGATGGACAAGTAGAGGGTACGATTACCATCCTTTCACCCTCTAACTACGCTGAACTAAACCGAGCACTTTCAGAACAAGGTTGGGCCCTAAAAATTGTACCCGGCCCTAACTATTTAAAAGAATTACGGAAAATCATTCTACCAGTGGATGAACAAAAGCACGACACTTCTGCGTCCATTGCTAAATTTAAAGCAGCCTTCAATGACTTTGGTCAAAGCCACTACCAACAATATCGACCATTAAATAAAGAGCATATACGCGATTTAATTCAAATGACACCGTTAATGTGGCATGCCAACGAAAGTCAAATGACAGAAGCTATGGCATTAGATGGTATTACTATTGACTTACAAATTCTATTTGGACGCAAAAAGGAAAAGAGTTAG
- the lctO gene encoding L-lactate oxidase: protein MNNNDIEYNAPSEIKYIDVVNTYDLEEEASKVVPHGGFNYIAGASGDEWTKRANDRAWKHKLLYPRLAQDVEAPDTSTEILGHKIKAPFIMAPIAAHGLAHTTKEAGTARAVSEFGTIMSISAYSGATFEEISEGLNGGPRWFQIYMAKDDQQNRDILDEAKSDGATAIILTADSTVSGNRDRDVKNKFVYPFGMPIVQRYLRGTAEGMSLNNIYGASKQKISPRDIEEIAAHSGLPVFVKGIQHPEDADMAIKAGASGIWVSNHGARQLYEAPGSFDTLPAIAERVNKRVPIVFDSGVRRGEHVAKALASGADVVALGRPVLFGLALGGWQGAYSVLDYFQKDLTRVMQLTGSQNVEDLKGLDLFDNPYGYEY, encoded by the coding sequence ATGAATAACAATGACATTGAATATAATGCACCTAGTGAAATCAAGTACATTGATGTTGTCAATACTTACGACTTAGAAGAAGAAGCAAGTAAAGTGGTACCACATGGTGGTTTTAACTATATTGCCGGTGCATCTGGTGATGAGTGGACTAAACGCGCTAATGACCGTGCTTGGAAACATAAATTACTATACCCACGTCTAGCGCAAGATGTTGAAGCGCCCGATACAAGTACTGAAATTTTAGGTCATAAAATTAAAGCCCCATTCATCATGGCACCAATTGCTGCACATGGTTTAGCCCACACTACTAAAGAAGCTGGTACTGCACGTGCAGTTTCAGAATTTGGTACAATTATGTCCATCTCAGCTTATTCTGGTGCAACATTTGAAGAAATTTCTGAAGGCTTAAATGGCGGACCCCGTTGGTTCCAAATCTATATGGCTAAAGATGACCAACAAAACCGTGATATCTTAGACGAAGCTAAATCTGATGGTGCAACTGCTATCATCCTTACAGCTGACTCAACTGTTTCTGGAAACCGTGACCGTGATGTGAAGAATAAATTCGTTTACCCATTTGGTATGCCAATTGTTCAACGTTACTTACGTGGTACAGCAGAAGGTATGTCATTAAACAATATCTACGGTGCTTCAAAACAAAAAATCTCACCAAGAGATATTGAGGAAATCGCCGCTCATTCTGGATTACCAGTATTCGTTAAAGGTATTCAACACCCAGAAGATGCAGATATGGCAATCAAAGCTGGTGCATCAGGTATCTGGGTATCTAACCACGGTGCTCGTCAACTATATGAAGCTCCAGGTTCATTTGACACCCTTCCAGCTATTGCTGAACGTGTAAACAAACGTGTACCAATCGTCTTTGATTCAGGTGTACGTCGTGGTGAACACGTTGCCAAAGCGCTAGCTTCAGGGGCAGACGTTGTTGCTTTAGGACGCCCAGTCTTATTTGGTTTAGCTTTAGGTGGCTGGCAAGGTGCTTACTCAGTACTTGACTACTTCCAAAAAGACTTAACACGCGTAATGCAATTAACAGGTTCACAAAATGTGGAAGACTTGAAGGGTCTAGATTTATTCGATAACCCATACGGTTATGAATACTAG
- a CDS encoding DsbA family oxidoreductase, with protein MEITIWSDFVCPFCYIGQAHLERAIENFAHADEITIEHKSFELMPGAKHDPNKNFYESFADLKGTTPEEAKQMNDQVKQMAAATGLNFNFDIMKMADTMPGHRVFQYAKTQGKDDEYFKAFYTAYFEQGALISDEDTIIRLSESIGLDGDKVRQILASEDEFKAEATADIFRAGEVGVQGVPFFVFNDKYAVQGAQPVEVFQQVLDQVYAEEQEA; from the coding sequence ATGGAAATTACAATTTGGTCTGACTTTGTATGTCCGTTCTGCTACATTGGACAAGCACATTTAGAACGCGCAATAGAAAACTTTGCCCACGCTGATGAGATTACAATTGAGCACAAATCATTTGAATTAATGCCTGGTGCAAAACATGATCCAAATAAGAACTTCTACGAATCATTTGCTGACTTAAAGGGCACTACACCTGAAGAAGCGAAACAAATGAACGACCAAGTCAAACAAATGGCAGCTGCTACTGGCTTAAACTTCAATTTTGATATTATGAAAATGGCAGATACCATGCCAGGCCACCGTGTATTCCAATATGCGAAAACACAAGGCAAAGATGACGAATACTTCAAAGCATTCTACACTGCATATTTTGAACAAGGTGCTTTAATCAGCGACGAAGACACTATTATTCGCTTGTCTGAATCTATTGGTTTAGACGGCGACAAAGTCCGTCAGATTTTAGCCAGCGAAGACGAATTCAAAGCTGAAGCCACAGCTGACATCTTCCGCGCAGGTGAAGTTGGCGTTCAAGGTGTCCCTTTCTTTGTATTTAATGATAAATACGCGGTACAAGGTGCCCAACCTGTAGAAGTATTCCAACAAGTTTTAGACCAAGTATACGCAGAAGAACAAGAAGCATAA
- a CDS encoding aminotransferase class I/II-fold pyridoxal phosphate-dependent enzyme produces MVDFQPSNIFQSLPSQYFSSLTAAISDLKSRYDDVIDLAVGTPDLPAPQALKEVLRSAIDNPKYDRYGPYRGEDLLKQAVAKFYHHQFGVDIDPETEVALFHGSKEAIMKVSQVLVNKGDGILLPNPTYPDYLSAIGLTQADTIFMDLLAENNYLVDFDQVAQGDRDRAKVMYLNYPNNPTGALATPGFFEDTVAVAKDNKIFVVHDFAYAPYVFDQAPPLSYLETPGAKAVGLELFSLSKFYNIPGWRVGFAVGNPQVVGYLNSLQDHTTVGMYGAIQEAVAALLADEDQDFTSKMKATYQARRDAVIREFDQAGIQVTPSKGTIYQWMQTPKGVDAETFVQILAEEVHVAVAPGNGFGTAGQGYIRIGLIADTAILQEAASRIARVYKQFNN; encoded by the coding sequence ATGGTTGATTTTCAACCTTCAAATATTTTTCAATCCTTGCCAAGTCAATATTTCTCAAGTTTAACAGCAGCGATATCGGACCTTAAGAGTCGCTATGATGACGTGATCGATTTAGCGGTTGGGACGCCAGATTTACCGGCACCACAAGCCCTGAAAGAGGTGTTACGGTCGGCTATCGATAATCCGAAATATGACCGGTATGGCCCGTATCGCGGGGAAGACTTGCTAAAGCAAGCGGTGGCCAAGTTTTACCACCATCAATTTGGGGTAGACATTGATCCAGAAACAGAAGTGGCTCTATTCCACGGGTCTAAAGAGGCCATTATGAAGGTGAGTCAGGTCTTAGTCAACAAGGGGGACGGAATTTTACTGCCCAATCCTACCTATCCAGACTATCTATCGGCCATTGGTTTAACCCAAGCGGATACGATTTTTATGGACCTACTGGCGGAAAATAATTACCTGGTTGATTTTGACCAGGTTGCCCAAGGGGACCGCGACCGTGCTAAGGTCATGTACCTGAATTACCCCAACAATCCAACGGGCGCTTTAGCCACGCCGGGATTTTTCGAGGACACGGTGGCTGTAGCCAAGGACAACAAGATTTTCGTGGTTCATGACTTTGCCTACGCTCCGTATGTTTTTGACCAGGCACCCCCCCTATCATATCTTGAAACCCCGGGTGCTAAGGCAGTTGGTCTTGAGCTATTTTCTCTATCCAAGTTTTACAACATTCCAGGTTGGCGCGTCGGTTTCGCAGTGGGTAACCCGCAAGTAGTCGGCTATCTGAACAGCTTGCAGGACCATACGACAGTTGGTATGTACGGGGCTATCCAGGAAGCCGTCGCAGCTTTATTAGCGGACGAAGATCAAGACTTTACTAGCAAAATGAAAGCCACTTACCAAGCTAGACGGGACGCGGTCATTCGGGAATTTGACCAAGCAGGCATTCAAGTGACGCCATCCAAAGGGACCATTTACCAATGGATGCAGACACCAAAAGGGGTGGATGCAGAAACTTTTGTGCAAATTCTTGCTGAAGAAGTGCATGTGGCAGTGGCGCCGGGTAATGGTTTTGGTACTGCAGGTCAGGGGTATATCCGAATTGGCTTAATCGCAGATACAGCTATTTTGCAAGAAGCGGCTAGTAGGATTGCTCGAGTATACAAGCAATTCAATAACTAA